A section of the Streptomyces sp. NBC_01591 genome encodes:
- a CDS encoding transposase — MQAQSTLRHRTRSLRRAAVPVDLRQRVIEYTLDGGNGTVYRLITTVCDPDQAPAAELAPLYHQRWEIENALDEIKTHQGGRHLVLHAQHPDGVEQEIYGFLLVHHALRDVIHDTAHQASLEPDRIFFTRTLNAACRHVTDQAALSPYG; from the coding sequence GTGCAGGCTCAGAGCACGCTCCGCCATCGGACGCGCTCGCTCCGGCGCGCCGCGGTGCCGGTGGATCTGCGCCAAAGGGTGATCGAGTACACCCTCGACGGAGGCAACGGCACGGTCTACCGGCTCATCACCACAGTCTGCGATCCGGACCAGGCCCCCGCCGCCGAACTGGCACCCCTCTACCACCAACGGTGGGAGATCGAGAACGCCCTCGACGAGATCAAAACCCACCAGGGCGGCCGCCACCTGGTCCTGCACGCGCAACACCCGGACGGCGTCGAGCAGGAGATCTACGGATTCCTCCTGGTCCACCACGCCCTCAGAGACGTCATCCACGACACCGCCCACCAGGCCAGCCTCGAACCGGACCGGATCTTCTTCACCCGCACCCTGAACGCCGCCTGCCGCCACGTCACCGACCAGGCGGCACTTTCCCCTTACGGCTGA
- a CDS encoding fumarylacetoacetate hydrolase family protein, whose product MTLLFTPPTVSVPVTGIAERFPVRRVYCVGRNYVDHVREMREGDERDDPFFFQKPTDAVVPGNDQVPYPPRTSDFQFEGELVVAIGAEGVDVSVAQALDLVYGYAAGIDLTRRDRQRDCRDRQISWEAGKSFDASAPCGPITPRASVGDLAAAELRLDVNGEARQRTPLALMIWNVAEIISHLSTDYRLRPGDLIYTGTPAGVSAIVPGDVVHVEISGLAPLSVTITENGSHRDAK is encoded by the coding sequence ATGACTCTGTTGTTCACCCCGCCGACCGTGTCGGTGCCCGTCACCGGAATCGCCGAGCGCTTCCCCGTACGCCGCGTCTACTGCGTCGGCCGCAACTACGTGGACCACGTCCGGGAGATGCGCGAGGGCGACGAGCGGGACGATCCGTTCTTCTTCCAGAAACCGACCGACGCGGTTGTGCCCGGCAACGACCAGGTGCCCTACCCGCCCCGCACCTCAGACTTCCAGTTCGAGGGCGAACTCGTCGTCGCGATCGGCGCCGAGGGCGTGGACGTATCGGTGGCACAGGCGCTGGACCTGGTGTACGGCTACGCCGCCGGCATCGACCTGACCCGCCGCGACCGCCAGCGTGACTGCCGGGACCGGCAGATCTCCTGGGAGGCCGGCAAGTCCTTCGACGCCTCCGCGCCGTGCGGCCCGATCACCCCCCGCGCGTCGGTGGGCGACCTCGCCGCAGCCGAACTACGGCTCGATGTCAATGGCGAGGCCCGCCAGCGCACCCCGCTCGCGCTGATGATCTGGAACGTCGCCGAAATCATCTCCCACCTCTCCACCGACTACCGGCTCCGCCCCGGTGACCTCATCTACACCGGCACGCCCGCCGGCGTCTCCGCGATCGTCCCGGGGGACGTCGTCCACGTCGAGATCAGCGGCCTCGCACCCCTGTCCGTCACCATCACCGAGAACGGGAGCCACCGTGATGCCAAGTAA
- a CDS encoding sulfite exporter TauE/SafE family protein: protein MTTDLWELGLLAVVGLLAGSVNAVAGGGSMISFPVLVAMGVPPVTANVTNSVAALPGYLGGSLGYRAELTGQGRQVRTFALVSIPGAIGGALTLLAVSDEVFRAVVPWLVLASAVMLAAQPRVAALAARHGAGSSRIGLLSAQFVVAFYGGFFVAGLGIVMLAMLGVFLTDTTHRLNALKSVLSLIVGSVSALAFVALTSVAWGPALLLAVTGLVGGRLGVSAARRISPSALRRGVAVWGVGVAIALEVSLYVS, encoded by the coding sequence GTGACGACCGATCTGTGGGAGCTCGGGCTCTTGGCCGTGGTCGGCCTGCTGGCCGGCTCGGTGAACGCGGTGGCAGGCGGGGGCTCGATGATCTCCTTCCCCGTACTGGTGGCCATGGGCGTCCCGCCGGTCACGGCGAACGTCACCAACTCCGTCGCGGCCCTGCCGGGCTATCTCGGCGGCTCGCTCGGCTACCGGGCCGAGCTGACGGGCCAAGGTCGGCAGGTCCGTACATTCGCCCTGGTCAGCATCCCCGGCGCGATCGGCGGGGCGCTCACCCTGCTCGCGGTGAGCGACGAGGTGTTCCGCGCCGTCGTGCCGTGGCTGGTTCTCGCGTCCGCCGTGATGCTCGCCGCGCAACCCCGAGTCGCGGCCCTGGCTGCGCGGCACGGTGCCGGGTCGAGCCGGATCGGACTGCTGTCCGCGCAGTTCGTGGTGGCCTTCTACGGCGGATTCTTCGTCGCCGGGCTCGGCATCGTCATGCTGGCAATGCTCGGCGTCTTCTTGACCGACACAACACATCGGCTCAACGCCCTCAAGAGCGTGCTCTCGCTCATCGTCGGGTCGGTGTCCGCTCTCGCGTTTGTCGCTCTCACCTCGGTGGCCTGGGGCCCTGCCCTGCTCCTGGCCGTCACCGGACTCGTCGGCGGCCGACTGGGCGTGTCGGCTGCTCGGCGAATATCACCATCGGCACTGCGCCGGGGTGTCGCCGTGTGGGGTGTGGGCGTAGCCATAGCACTGGAAGTGAGCTTGTATGTTTCCTGA
- a CDS encoding GlxA family transcriptional regulator, producing the protein MTTAVRHRVVVVAYDDVELVEVACVTSAFDGANRLGANPPYDVRLVTPEGRPVRCSSGLVLGAQAALERTRGPVDTLLVVGGPGHAAAAQNPRLVEHVRRLAGIGRRVASVCTGASVLAATGLLDGRRATTHWAYAHDLAQRHPAVQVDPAPLYLRDEHVCTSAGVTGALDLTLAFVEEDHNPALARTLARMMVTYLQRPGNQAQISMFVDAPAPEHRTVRRTVEHITGHLDGDLSATALAAYAGVSGRHLARLFLDHLGQTPAQFVRTARAEAASQLLVSTALPLASIARRCGFSSAETMRQVFLDHYGTTPSQHRTVHSAPRGAPSEVPVA; encoded by the coding sequence ATGACGACAGCTGTCCGCCACCGCGTGGTGGTCGTGGCCTACGACGACGTGGAACTCGTTGAGGTCGCCTGCGTGACCAGTGCCTTCGACGGGGCGAACCGCCTCGGTGCGAATCCGCCCTACGACGTCCGCCTGGTCACCCCGGAGGGCCGCCCGGTGCGCTGCTCCTCAGGACTGGTCCTGGGCGCGCAGGCGGCGCTGGAGCGTACCCGCGGCCCGGTCGACACGCTGCTGGTCGTCGGCGGGCCGGGCCACGCCGCGGCGGCGCAGAACCCCCGGCTGGTCGAGCACGTGCGCCGCCTGGCCGGAATCGGCCGTCGGGTCGCATCGGTGTGCACGGGCGCCAGTGTTTTGGCGGCGACCGGGCTGCTCGACGGCCGGCGCGCCACGACCCACTGGGCGTACGCGCACGACCTCGCGCAGCGTCACCCGGCCGTCCAAGTCGACCCCGCGCCGCTGTACCTCCGCGACGAGCACGTCTGCACATCGGCCGGGGTCACCGGGGCGCTCGACCTCACCCTCGCGTTCGTCGAGGAGGACCACAACCCGGCCCTTGCCCGGACGCTGGCCCGGATGATGGTGACCTACCTCCAGCGGCCCGGCAACCAGGCCCAGATCAGCATGTTCGTCGACGCACCGGCTCCGGAGCACCGGACCGTGCGACGGACCGTCGAGCACATCACCGGGCACCTCGACGGCGACCTCAGCGCCACCGCGCTCGCCGCGTACGCGGGAGTCAGCGGGCGTCATCTGGCCCGGCTGTTCCTTGACCACCTCGGACAGACACCGGCCCAGTTCGTACGGACCGCCCGAGCCGAGGCGGCCTCACAACTCCTCGTCTCCACAGCACTGCCGCTGGCTTCGATCGCGAGGCGCTGCGGATTCAGCTCCGCCGAGACAATGAGGCAGGTGTTCCTGGACCACTACGGAACCACACCCAGCCAGCACCGCACAGTCCACAGCGCTCCCCGGGGTGCACCCTCCGAAGTACCAGTGGCTTGA
- a CDS encoding DJ-1/PfpI family protein, whose amino-acid sequence MTETSPAPSAPVKTIAFVLYPGLTPLDIVGPLQVFAALADLVPGYRTVVIGERIEPIGSDTPLSLVPSHTFEEIADPHATIVPGGLVPTLAAMADENLLGNLRETAARSQIVGSVCTGSLLLAAAGLLEGRQATTHWMYRDLLARFGATPVTRRWVEDGHFITAAGVSAGIDMALHLVGRLAGNEVARIVQLFIEYDPEPPFGPIDWTAADSGQYAPFARQLLQNALADHPALLAHLSN is encoded by the coding sequence ATGACCGAAACCTCGCCCGCGCCGTCGGCCCCGGTGAAAACCATCGCCTTCGTGCTGTACCCGGGCCTCACGCCGCTGGACATCGTCGGCCCGCTGCAGGTCTTCGCAGCGCTGGCTGATCTGGTTCCCGGCTACCGCACCGTCGTGATCGGCGAGCGGATCGAGCCGATTGGAAGCGACACCCCGCTGTCCCTGGTACCCAGTCACACCTTCGAGGAAATAGCGGATCCGCACGCAACGATCGTGCCCGGCGGCCTCGTCCCCACCCTTGCCGCGATGGCCGACGAGAATTTGCTGGGGAACCTACGCGAGACCGCGGCGCGGTCCCAGATCGTCGGCTCGGTGTGCACCGGCTCGCTACTGCTCGCGGCGGCAGGGCTCCTGGAGGGCCGCCAGGCCACCACGCACTGGATGTACCGCGACTTGCTCGCCCGCTTCGGGGCAACGCCGGTCACCCGGCGCTGGGTCGAGGACGGGCACTTCATCACCGCCGCCGGTGTCTCGGCCGGCATCGACATGGCACTGCACCTTGTCGGCCGCCTCGCCGGCAACGAGGTCGCGCGCATAGTCCAGCTGTTCATCGAGTACGACCCCGAGCCGCCCTTCGGCCCGATCGACTGGACAGCTGCCGACAGCGGCCAGTACGCGCCCTTCGCCCGACAGCTGCTCCAGAACGCTCTCGCCGACCACCCTGCCCTGCTGGCGCACCTGAGTAACTGA
- a CDS encoding MFS transporter gives MTIRAASIRPATHAVVGFPAVAMYALLLLAYSVNAMDRMVFPVLLPEVRHEYGFSLDQSGLQSTIFALGMGIVGIPAGIALARFSRKMLVVVGTSIFSVATVLTVFSAGFADMLLWRISSGVGEALQLAAILTVAAGAFPRHRGLAIGAVNMAFATGSVIGPWAATALLEHYGTWHAPMFAFGGLGLLVTLAVALFVPRRFTEATGTQTREPTVGGSPSLLSWNPILLAVITVLFGLADFAYIGLYATYLRDELGFTSGQAGLAIGLSGLAAFASPLGGWLTDRIDPRVCIGSMNALAAASAAALFLGPHDVAWHAAFSFLFGLFASGGTYVALAGLLVKSVRPAIAGHGSGMFITCVYIAAGVSGWVFSQFVSALGWTGAGLLQIAGFFLAGALLALLLRPALFSTTTPSELS, from the coding sequence ATGACCATCAGAGCGGCATCGATCCGGCCCGCGACCCATGCTGTCGTGGGTTTCCCCGCCGTCGCCATGTACGCCCTGCTCCTGCTGGCGTACTCGGTGAACGCGATGGACCGGATGGTCTTCCCCGTCCTGCTCCCCGAGGTCCGGCACGAGTACGGATTCAGCCTCGACCAGTCCGGCCTGCAATCCACGATCTTCGCCCTGGGAATGGGGATCGTCGGCATACCCGCCGGAATCGCGCTCGCCCGCTTCAGCCGCAAGATGCTCGTCGTCGTCGGCACCAGCATCTTCTCCGTCGCGACCGTGCTGACGGTCTTCAGCGCAGGCTTCGCCGACATGCTGCTGTGGCGCATATCCTCCGGCGTCGGTGAAGCACTGCAGCTGGCCGCGATCCTGACCGTCGCAGCCGGAGCCTTCCCACGCCACCGGGGACTGGCGATCGGCGCGGTGAACATGGCGTTCGCCACCGGGTCGGTCATCGGTCCCTGGGCGGCGACCGCCCTCCTGGAGCACTACGGCACCTGGCACGCGCCGATGTTCGCGTTCGGCGGGCTGGGCCTGCTGGTGACCCTCGCGGTGGCCCTCTTCGTGCCGCGCCGGTTCACCGAGGCCACCGGTACGCAGACGCGGGAGCCCACCGTCGGCGGGTCCCCGTCCCTCCTGAGCTGGAACCCGATACTGCTCGCCGTCATCACCGTGCTGTTCGGGCTCGCCGACTTCGCCTACATCGGCCTCTACGCCACCTACCTGCGCGACGAACTCGGCTTCACCTCGGGCCAGGCCGGCCTCGCCATCGGGCTGTCCGGACTGGCCGCGTTCGCCTCGCCCCTCGGCGGCTGGCTCACCGACCGGATCGACCCGCGCGTGTGCATCGGCTCGATGAACGCGCTGGCGGCCGCGTCGGCGGCCGCCCTATTCCTGGGCCCGCACGACGTGGCCTGGCATGCCGCGTTCTCGTTCCTGTTCGGGCTGTTCGCCAGTGGCGGGACCTACGTCGCCCTCGCCGGCCTGCTGGTGAAGTCCGTCCGACCCGCCATCGCGGGACACGGCTCGGGCATGTTCATCACCTGCGTCTACATCGCCGCCGGCGTATCCGGCTGGGTCTTCAGCCAGTTCGTGTCCGCCCTCGGATGGACCGGCGCCGGACTCCTGCAGATCGCCGGCTTCTTCCTGGCCGGCGCGCTGCTCGCCCTCCTGCTGCGCCCGGCCCTGTTCAGCACCACAACCCCATCGGAGCTCTCATGA
- a CDS encoding polysaccharide deacetylase family protein, with translation MPSNARIRPSERIDYDPIEGRRALQLPGGARVAVWLIVNIEEWSDSEPMPRTVLSPPAGGVPSPDVPNWAWHEYGNRVGFWRMLRVIDRHEIPAVLAVNGSAISAYPQITEAALQRRWEFMGHGFTQKNMQKVPDERLDIQRTRDAITAVVGKPPRGWLGPGLTETWETPDLLVEEGYAYVCDWVLDDQPTQLRTRTTPIVNVPYTQECNDVAMMLIQHHSAEEYRRRAADQFDQLLADARADDSARVMALVVHPYIMAAPHRLKYLDQALEYIRGHAEATFLTGEQIHDWYQGQTASE, from the coding sequence ATGCCAAGTAACGCCCGCATAAGGCCCAGTGAGCGGATCGACTACGACCCCATCGAGGGACGCCGGGCCCTGCAGCTTCCGGGCGGAGCGCGGGTCGCCGTCTGGCTCATCGTCAACATCGAGGAGTGGTCGGACTCCGAGCCGATGCCGCGCACCGTACTCTCCCCGCCGGCTGGCGGAGTGCCCTCGCCGGACGTACCGAACTGGGCCTGGCACGAGTACGGCAACCGCGTCGGATTCTGGCGGATGCTACGGGTGATCGACCGGCACGAGATCCCCGCGGTCCTCGCTGTCAACGGCTCCGCGATCTCCGCCTACCCGCAGATTACCGAGGCCGCTCTCCAGCGCCGGTGGGAGTTCATGGGCCACGGCTTCACACAGAAGAACATGCAGAAGGTGCCCGACGAGCGGCTCGATATCCAGCGCACCCGCGACGCGATCACCGCCGTTGTGGGCAAGCCGCCCCGCGGCTGGCTCGGCCCAGGTCTCACCGAGACCTGGGAGACCCCCGACCTGCTGGTCGAGGAGGGCTACGCGTACGTCTGCGACTGGGTGCTGGACGACCAGCCGACCCAACTGCGCACCCGCACCACCCCCATCGTCAATGTGCCCTATACACAGGAGTGCAACGACGTGGCGATGATGCTCATTCAGCACCACTCCGCCGAGGAGTACCGGCGCCGTGCCGCGGACCAGTTCGACCAGCTCCTGGCCGACGCCCGCGCCGACGACTCCGCGCGCGTCATGGCACTCGTCGTCCACCCCTACATCATGGCCGCGCCACACCGGCTGAAGTACCTGGACCAGGCCCTGGAATACATCCGCGGCCACGCCGAAGCGACTTTCCTCACCGGCGAGCAGATCCACGACTGGTACCAGGGCCAGACCGCTTCTGAGTGA
- a CDS encoding recombinase family protein translates to MLAGPCQASTTTGPGKLLFAFFAAMAAVEREFIHERTLIGLDTAAANGNNGGRPPAIDGDMLAVALRRRTRKSQSPLSPSTSASAAPPCTAPSPHTTKPPQPLAAGG, encoded by the coding sequence ATGCTCGCCGGGCCCTGCCAGGCATCTACAACCACCGGCCCGGGCAAGCTGCTGTTCGCGTTCTTCGCCGCGATGGCGGCAGTCGAGCGGGAGTTCATCCACGAACGGACCCTGATCGGCCTGGACACCGCCGCGGCCAACGGCAACAACGGCGGCCGCCCGCCCGCGATCGACGGCGACATGCTCGCCGTCGCCCTCCGGCGTCGGACACGAAAGAGTCAGTCACCGCTATCGCCAAGCACCTCGGCGTCGGCCGCTCCACCCTGTACCGCACCCTCGCCGCATACGACAAAGCCACCGCAACCACTGGCAGCCGGTGGCTGA
- a CDS encoding amidohydrolase family protein codes for MFPEPESDLPERGDLVLSGVTAVTMDPCLGDLEHATVTVTDGVITSVTTDADAATPPGATVIDGSGLLALPGFVDTHWHLWNSLLRGSVSDAPGRDYFAVKRALGPHHDLEDFYWAARFALAEAVTAGITTVHNWDHNVRSPEDADVNVKAQLDAGVRGRFSYGPRDSTPADEPMDLDDLRRFSARWPAERLDGLLDFGVALRGPYRTPNRVCRSEWGAARELGLPITMHCDRCLREEGCRSCGLTRLADEDLLGPDVQIVHAVHASPDDIAALAATGTRISLSPITEMRTMGFPLFSELFKAGVPVSLSTDTLAMPTAPDVFTTLRAVEAVEAARTGSPEVTPRRLLQMATLDGAHDLGLGDVTGSITPGKRADLLLIDARTPNLLPSGDPAEALVRQGRATDIVTVVVDGRVLLDRGRLTQPSAQAAISGADDRRDVLVERARAAGDWR; via the coding sequence ATGTTTCCTGAACCTGAATCCGACCTGCCCGAACGCGGGGATCTGGTCCTCAGCGGTGTCACCGCGGTCACGATGGACCCGTGCCTGGGCGACCTTGAGCACGCGACGGTGACCGTGACCGACGGCGTGATCACCTCGGTCACCACCGATGCGGACGCGGCCACCCCACCGGGCGCCACGGTGATCGACGGAAGCGGACTCCTCGCGCTGCCCGGCTTCGTCGACACGCACTGGCACCTGTGGAACAGCCTGCTGCGCGGCTCCGTGAGCGACGCGCCCGGCCGCGACTACTTCGCCGTCAAGCGCGCGCTCGGCCCGCACCACGACCTTGAGGACTTCTACTGGGCCGCCCGGTTCGCCCTTGCCGAGGCGGTCACCGCCGGTATCACCACCGTGCACAACTGGGACCACAACGTCCGCTCGCCCGAGGACGCCGACGTCAACGTCAAAGCCCAGCTCGACGCCGGTGTCCGCGGCCGGTTCTCATACGGACCGCGCGACTCCACCCCGGCGGATGAGCCGATGGACCTCGACGACCTCCGGCGCTTCTCCGCGCGCTGGCCCGCCGAGCGGCTCGACGGCCTGCTGGACTTCGGTGTGGCGCTGCGCGGCCCCTACCGCACCCCCAACCGGGTCTGCCGCAGCGAATGGGGAGCCGCCCGTGAGCTGGGCCTCCCGATCACCATGCACTGCGACCGCTGTCTGCGCGAGGAGGGCTGTCGTTCCTGCGGCCTCACCCGGCTCGCCGACGAGGACCTGCTCGGACCCGACGTGCAGATCGTGCACGCCGTACACGCCTCTCCGGACGACATCGCCGCGCTGGCCGCCACCGGCACGCGCATCTCGCTCAGCCCGATCACCGAGATGCGCACCATGGGATTCCCCCTGTTCAGCGAGCTGTTCAAGGCCGGGGTGCCGGTGTCGTTGTCGACCGACACCCTGGCCATGCCGACCGCACCCGATGTGTTCACGACGCTGCGCGCGGTGGAGGCCGTCGAGGCCGCCCGAACCGGATCGCCCGAGGTCACCCCGCGCCGGCTGCTGCAGATGGCGACGCTCGACGGCGCGCATGACCTCGGCCTCGGCGACGTGACCGGGTCGATCACCCCCGGCAAGCGGGCCGACCTGCTGCTGATCGACGCCCGCACCCCCAACCTCCTGCCGTCGGGCGACCCCGCCGAGGCACTGGTCAGGCAGGGCCGGGCCACCGACATCGTCACGGTCGTCGTCGACGGCCGGGTGCTGCTCGACCGCGGCCGGCTCACCCAGCCCTCGGCGCAGGCCGCGATCTCCGGTGCCGATGACCGCCGTGACGTGCTCGTTGAGCGGGCGCGTGCCGCCGGTGACTGGAGATGA
- a CDS encoding sensor histidine kinase, whose amino-acid sequence MSGRGGWWRGKSTPEKVETYTRWSFNFFAMIEVVSIGLPIFDNVSSALAWCLFLLVCGHSALCAVTASQALDWARGTREQPGRMLLTLAVGTAVVAVLAVILSGTTWRPATDSEFRVASTVFVGVIAFGTSMLALGTRSIRRMTHAVVGAALGAGAVAFPLGFPGPAALITAGVVMLAAGFLTATAAFSVWLLNAVYELYEARETRARLAVAEERLRFGRDLHDVMGRNLAVVALKSELAVQLARRGRPEAVEQMIEVQQIARETQREVREVVRGYREADLRTELAGAQGVLTAAGIDCEISGPVTGLPAEIQSTLGWVVREATTNVLRHGDAGRCAVSLRVAEGRVTLTVENDGAPGTGAGPSTTELARGSGLAGLRERLREVDGVLRAGPAGGDLFRLTAEVPLPSTPVRVQNPGPDPAPDPGVSPSLVPPTL is encoded by the coding sequence ATGAGCGGGCGCGGTGGCTGGTGGCGCGGCAAGAGCACGCCGGAGAAGGTCGAGACGTACACGCGGTGGTCGTTCAACTTCTTCGCCATGATCGAGGTCGTGTCGATCGGACTGCCCATCTTCGACAATGTGTCGTCGGCGCTCGCCTGGTGCCTGTTCCTGCTGGTGTGCGGACACTCCGCGCTGTGTGCGGTGACCGCCTCACAGGCTCTGGACTGGGCGCGCGGGACCCGGGAACAGCCCGGCCGGATGCTGCTCACCCTGGCGGTGGGCACGGCCGTGGTCGCCGTGCTCGCGGTCATTCTGTCGGGCACCACATGGCGCCCGGCGACCGACTCCGAGTTCCGCGTGGCCTCCACCGTGTTCGTGGGCGTCATAGCGTTCGGCACCAGTATGCTCGCGCTCGGCACGCGAAGCATACGGAGGATGACGCACGCGGTGGTCGGGGCGGCCCTCGGCGCCGGAGCGGTGGCGTTCCCCCTGGGCTTCCCGGGACCCGCAGCATTGATCACGGCCGGCGTGGTCATGCTCGCCGCGGGGTTCCTCACCGCCACCGCCGCCTTCTCCGTCTGGCTGCTCAACGCCGTCTACGAACTCTACGAGGCCCGCGAAACCCGGGCCCGGCTCGCCGTCGCCGAGGAACGGCTGCGCTTCGGGCGCGATCTGCACGACGTAATGGGCCGCAACCTGGCGGTGGTCGCGCTGAAGAGCGAGCTCGCCGTGCAACTGGCACGGCGCGGGCGGCCGGAGGCAGTGGAGCAGATGATCGAGGTCCAGCAGATAGCGCGGGAGACACAGCGAGAGGTCCGCGAGGTCGTACGCGGCTACCGCGAGGCCGATCTCCGGACCGAGCTCGCGGGCGCACAGGGTGTGTTGACGGCCGCCGGCATCGACTGCGAGATCAGCGGCCCGGTGACCGGACTGCCTGCGGAGATCCAGTCCACGCTCGGCTGGGTCGTACGGGAAGCGACGACGAACGTGCTGCGCCACGGAGACGCCGGAAGATGCGCGGTGTCCCTGCGAGTGGCGGAGGGCCGGGTGACCCTCACCGTCGAAAACGACGGAGCGCCTGGTACCGGTGCCGGGCCCAGCACCACCGAGCTGGCAAGGGGGTCCGGCCTCGCCGGGCTGCGCGAGCGGCTCAGGGAGGTGGACGGGGTGCTGCGGGCCGGACCTGCCGGGGGTGACCTGTTCCGCCTGACCGCCGAGGTGCCGCTGCCCTCCACCCCGGTTCGGGTTCAGAATCCGGGTCCGGACCCGGCTCCGGACCCGGGCGTGTCGCCTTCGCTCGTTCCCCCCACCCTGTGA
- a CDS encoding GntR family transcriptional regulator produces the protein MGSLSNPAASSADIVYLTLRRRFAEGELAPAERLTEAALAQELGVSRTPVREALGRLQADGLVVPMARGVAVATLSSDEVEQLYNLRAVLEGLAAAQTARLQAAGQIAPAHLRDIEKAAEEVERAVAEGDAKQSARANLAFHRAFGQAPGNAFLTDALHRVWDRIAISTVSNLSDGEWARAALTQHQEICRAMIAGDEDAARRAAEEHILSAMRVYSEALGRG, from the coding sequence ATGGGATCGCTTTCTAACCCGGCGGCGAGCAGCGCCGACATCGTGTATCTGACGTTGCGCCGGCGCTTCGCGGAGGGGGAGCTCGCGCCGGCCGAGCGACTCACCGAGGCCGCCTTGGCGCAGGAGCTCGGAGTGAGCCGCACGCCGGTGCGCGAGGCCCTGGGCCGCCTGCAGGCGGACGGTCTCGTCGTACCGATGGCGCGCGGGGTCGCGGTGGCGACGCTCAGCAGCGACGAGGTCGAACAGCTCTACAATCTGCGCGCCGTGCTGGAGGGGCTGGCCGCGGCCCAGACCGCCCGCCTGCAAGCGGCCGGGCAGATCGCACCCGCGCACCTCCGGGACATCGAGAAGGCCGCGGAAGAGGTGGAGCGAGCGGTTGCCGAGGGTGACGCGAAGCAGTCGGCGCGGGCCAACCTGGCCTTCCACCGGGCATTCGGACAAGCTCCCGGCAACGCGTTCCTGACGGACGCGCTGCACCGGGTGTGGGACCGTATCGCGATCTCCACGGTGTCGAACCTCTCCGACGGAGAGTGGGCGCGGGCCGCGCTCACCCAGCACCAGGAAATATGCCGGGCCATGATCGCCGGAGACGAGGACGCCGCCCGCCGGGCGGCCGAGGAGCACATCCTGTCGGCGATGCGCGTCTACAGCGAAGCCCTCGGCCGGGGATGA
- a CDS encoding cupin domain-containing protein has product MSLFIPDFDGTVVVRSADAELIGEGGPVTNQLLVDSSATGGALSSMRVTLGKGANGARPHHHGKSAEMFYVLDGTAQLLSGDQVVTAERGDVVVVPPGTQHAFAAAPGEIADMLVIITPGVERFEYFRHLERIRYGKVPPESLLDVQELYDSYFGTSPVWNAAREQPCSAQQCP; this is encoded by the coding sequence ATGTCTCTCTTCATTCCCGATTTCGACGGAACCGTCGTTGTGCGCTCTGCTGACGCCGAATTGATAGGCGAGGGCGGCCCGGTAACCAACCAGTTGCTCGTCGACAGCTCCGCCACGGGCGGGGCGCTCTCCAGCATGCGTGTCACCCTCGGCAAGGGTGCCAATGGCGCCCGCCCGCACCACCACGGCAAGTCCGCCGAGATGTTCTACGTCCTCGACGGCACCGCCCAGCTACTGTCCGGCGATCAAGTGGTCACCGCGGAGCGCGGAGACGTCGTCGTCGTGCCGCCCGGTACACAGCATGCCTTCGCCGCCGCACCCGGCGAGATTGCGGACATGCTGGTCATCATCACGCCCGGAGTGGAACGCTTCGAGTACTTCCGCCACCTCGAGCGCATCCGCTACGGCAAGGTACCGCCGGAGAGCCTCCTCGACGTTCAGGAACTCTACGACTCCTATTTCGGAACGAGTCCTGTCTGGAACGCCGCACGCGAACAGCCATGCTCAGCGCAACAATGCCCGTGA
- a CDS encoding tetratricopeptide repeat protein, with product MAERALSLHESCLLADGPAIATDLDTLARIRHLLGDHEAAVPLAERALRIDEAAYGPDDPYGFACHRLLVRKVSPGPATLSMLRIAFTGPHADGGEVSPVGPWVASPGTWW from the coding sequence ATGGCGGAGCGTGCTCTGAGCCTGCACGAGTCCTGTCTGCTGGCGGATGGTCCCGCCATCGCGACGGACTTGGACACCCTGGCGCGAATCCGACACCTTCTCGGTGATCACGAGGCGGCGGTGCCATTGGCCGAGCGGGCGCTGCGGATCGACGAGGCGGCGTACGGGCCGGACGATCCGTATGGGTTCGCGTGCCACAGGTTGCTGGTCCGGAAGGTTTCTCCCGGACCAGCAACCCTTTCGATGCTCCGGATCGCATTCACCGGACCGCACGCGGATGGCGGTGAGGTCTCTCCCGTTGGACCATGGGTGGCGTCCCCAGGAACGTGGTGGTGA